One region of Xylanimonas ulmi genomic DNA includes:
- a CDS encoding class C sortase: MRLRFVSLVVIVAVGSGLILYPAAGDWLARRAQTAQTLAYAQAMTSLSSGEQTAMLTAAREYNRRLAAGRADVGDHPDAAYLALLRTASGDVVGQVSIPAIAVTLPIYPGTDDAAMSRGAGHLYGTSLPVGGPTTHAVLAAHSGLRSARMFDDLLQVEIGDRFTVTAAGQTLTYDVDRIDVVAPSDNSQYPIVHGEDYVTLLTCTPIGVNSHRLLVRGSRTDAPAVGAPHAAVVPTHLGFPWWAVTWAAAIAAAAAVGWLGLLRVVPPRGPRGPHHEGDRR; the protein is encoded by the coding sequence ATGCGGCTCCGGTTCGTCTCCCTCGTGGTGATCGTCGCGGTCGGCTCCGGCCTCATCCTGTACCCGGCTGCGGGAGACTGGCTCGCCCGGCGTGCCCAGACCGCGCAGACGCTGGCGTACGCGCAGGCGATGACGAGCCTGAGCTCCGGCGAGCAGACCGCCATGCTCACCGCTGCCCGTGAGTACAACCGGAGGCTGGCCGCCGGGCGGGCGGACGTGGGTGACCATCCCGACGCCGCGTACCTGGCGCTGCTGCGCACCGCGTCGGGGGACGTCGTCGGGCAGGTGTCCATCCCCGCGATCGCGGTCACCCTGCCGATCTACCCCGGAACCGACGACGCCGCGATGAGCCGCGGCGCCGGGCACCTGTACGGCACGTCGCTGCCTGTGGGTGGTCCGACGACGCACGCCGTTCTCGCCGCGCACTCCGGGCTACGCTCCGCGCGCATGTTCGACGACCTGCTCCAGGTCGAGATCGGGGACCGATTCACCGTTACCGCGGCCGGGCAGACGCTGACCTATGACGTGGACCGCATCGATGTCGTCGCGCCGAGTGACAACTCTCAGTACCCGATCGTGCATGGCGAGGACTACGTCACTCTGCTGACCTGCACGCCGATCGGCGTCAACTCCCACCGCCTGCTCGTGCGCGGATCCCGGACCGACGCGCCGGCGGTGGGCGCGCCTCACGCGGCGGTCGTTCCGACCCACCTGGGCTTCCCCTGGTGGGCCGTCACATGGGCCGCGGCGATCGCCGCGGCCGCGGCGGTGGGGTGGCTCGGCCTCCTGCGCGTTGTGCCGCCCCGCGGGCCGCGCGGCCCACATCACGAGGGAGACCGTCGATGA